The following proteins come from a genomic window of Paramicrobacterium humi:
- a CDS encoding ABC-F family ATP-binding cassette domain-containing protein, whose product MAHLLGAENLHLEFPTRVIFDAVTIGIDEGDRIGIVGRNGDGKSTLLGLLAGRLEPDSGRVTHRRGITIGVLDQRDVLDDDATVAGAIVGEMAEHEWAGDARIRDVIAGLVSDIPWQGRIGSLSGGQRRRVALAALLVGDWDVLFLDEPTNHLDVEGIAWLADHLKRRWSPGSGGLVVVTHDRWFLDEICTATWEVHDRIVEPFEGGYAAYILQRVERDRMAAVAEQKRQNLARKELAWLRRGAPARTAKPKFRIDAANELIADVPEIRDPVELQSLAVSRLGKDVVDLLEAGVSYGDKVVLRDIEWRIAPGERTGILGVNGAGKSTLLGLIDGSVAPSTGRVKHGKTVKVATLTQRLDELEEHLDDPVRIVIGRLRTTYTIGSGSKATELTPGQLLERLGFSSAQLSTPVRDLSGGQKRRLQLLLILLEQPNVLILDEPTNDLDTDMLAAIEDLLDSWPGTLLVVSHDRYLIERVTDQQFAILDTHLRHLPGGVDEYLRLRKSQMADAATQPSAPAASAASVSTALTGAERRAAEKELSAIDRKITKLGTQIAGTHEKLAAHDQSDYEGLGVLSGQLREQENELSELETRWLELSEQLET is encoded by the coding sequence ATGGCGCACTTGCTCGGTGCGGAGAACCTGCACCTCGAATTCCCCACGCGCGTGATCTTCGACGCCGTCACGATCGGCATCGACGAGGGCGACCGCATCGGCATCGTCGGCCGCAACGGCGACGGCAAGTCGACGCTGCTCGGCCTGCTCGCCGGGCGGCTGGAGCCGGACAGCGGCCGCGTGACGCATCGCCGCGGGATCACGATCGGCGTGCTCGACCAGCGCGACGTGCTCGACGACGACGCGACCGTCGCGGGCGCGATCGTCGGCGAGATGGCCGAGCACGAATGGGCGGGCGACGCGCGCATCCGCGACGTCATCGCGGGACTCGTGTCCGACATCCCCTGGCAGGGCAGGATCGGCTCGCTCTCGGGCGGGCAGCGCCGGCGCGTCGCGCTCGCGGCCCTGCTCGTCGGCGATTGGGACGTGCTGTTCCTCGACGAGCCGACCAACCACCTCGACGTTGAGGGAATCGCCTGGCTCGCCGACCACCTCAAGCGGCGCTGGTCGCCCGGCAGCGGCGGGCTCGTCGTCGTCACGCACGACCGCTGGTTCCTCGACGAGATCTGCACAGCGACGTGGGAGGTGCACGACCGCATCGTCGAGCCGTTCGAGGGCGGCTACGCCGCCTACATCCTGCAGCGCGTCGAACGCGACCGCATGGCCGCCGTCGCGGAGCAGAAGCGGCAGAACCTCGCCCGCAAGGAGCTCGCGTGGCTGCGGCGCGGAGCGCCGGCGCGCACCGCGAAGCCCAAGTTCCGCATCGACGCGGCGAATGAGCTCATCGCTGACGTGCCCGAGATCCGCGACCCCGTCGAGCTGCAGTCGCTCGCCGTCTCACGCCTCGGCAAGGACGTCGTCGACCTGCTCGAGGCGGGAGTGAGCTACGGCGACAAGGTCGTGCTGCGCGACATCGAGTGGCGCATCGCGCCGGGCGAGCGCACGGGCATCCTCGGCGTCAACGGGGCGGGCAAGTCGACCCTGCTCGGCCTCATCGACGGCTCCGTCGCACCGAGCACAGGTCGCGTGAAGCACGGCAAGACGGTGAAGGTCGCGACGCTCACGCAGCGACTCGACGAGCTCGAAGAGCACCTCGACGACCCCGTGCGCATCGTCATCGGGCGGCTCCGCACGACGTACACGATCGGCTCCGGCTCGAAAGCGACCGAGCTCACGCCGGGGCAGCTGCTCGAGCGGCTCGGCTTCTCGTCCGCGCAGCTCTCCACGCCCGTGCGTGATCTCTCCGGCGGGCAGAAGCGCCGCCTGCAGCTCCTGCTGATCCTGCTCGAGCAGCCGAACGTGCTGATCCTCGACGAGCCCACGAACGACCTCGACACCGACATGCTCGCCGCCATCGAGGACCTGCTCGACTCGTGGCCGGGCACGCTCCTCGTCGTGAGCCACGACCGATACCTCATCGAACGCGTCACCGACCAGCAGTTCGCGATCCTCGACACGCACCTGCGGCACCTGCCGGGCGGCGTCGACGAGTACCTGCGGCTGCGAAAGAGTCAGATGGCGGATGCTGCGACGCAGCCATCCGCGCCCGCCGCGTCGGCGGCATCCGTCTCCACCGCCCTCACGGGAGCGGAGCGGCGGGCCGCCGAGAAGGAGCTGTCGGCCATCGATCGGAAGATCACCAAGCTCGGCACGCAGATCGCCGGCACCCACGAGAAGCTCGCGGCGCACGACCAGAGCGACTACGAGGGGCTCGGCGTGCTCAGCGGGCAGCTGCGGGAGCAGGAGAACGAGCTCAGCGAGCTCGAGACGCGGTGGCTCGAGCTCTCGGAGCAGCTGGAGACGTAG
- a CDS encoding 4-(cytidine 5'-diphospho)-2-C-methyl-D-erythritol kinase, producing the protein MTDLRAAPHVHVRAPGKINVYMNVGERTADGYHDVATAYQAVSLFEDVRAYPADEISVAFGGPVDTSELPLDRHNLAVKAARLLAKKTGYTGGVHLHIDKHVPIAGGMGGGSADAAGALLACDALWQTGLARDELLRLAARLGADVPFSLAGGTAVGTGRGDQLSPALAQGVFHWVLVVADFGMSTPQVYGELDAHRERHAADIAPVQSSPVVDAGVLQALRAGDAEMLAEAVHNDLQVAALHIRPELTATLEQGERFGALAGIVSGSGPTVALLAADADAALELQVSLAASGLDARHVTGPVAGARVMGD; encoded by the coding sequence ATGACCGATCTGCGCGCAGCCCCGCACGTTCACGTGCGCGCGCCGGGCAAGATCAACGTCTACATGAACGTGGGCGAGCGCACCGCCGACGGCTACCACGACGTCGCCACGGCATACCAGGCGGTGTCCCTGTTCGAGGACGTGCGCGCCTACCCCGCCGACGAGATCAGCGTCGCGTTCGGCGGCCCCGTCGACACGAGCGAGCTCCCGCTCGACCGTCACAACCTGGCCGTGAAGGCCGCGCGGCTGCTCGCGAAGAAGACCGGCTACACGGGCGGCGTGCACTTGCACATCGACAAGCACGTGCCGATCGCGGGCGGCATGGGCGGCGGGTCGGCGGATGCCGCCGGCGCCCTGCTCGCGTGCGACGCGCTGTGGCAGACGGGCCTCGCGCGCGACGAGCTCCTGCGGCTCGCCGCGCGGCTCGGCGCCGACGTGCCGTTCTCCCTCGCCGGCGGAACCGCGGTCGGAACCGGCAGGGGCGACCAGCTGAGCCCCGCTCTCGCGCAAGGCGTCTTCCACTGGGTGCTCGTCGTCGCGGACTTCGGCATGTCGACGCCGCAGGTCTACGGCGAACTCGACGCGCACAGGGAACGGCACGCCGCCGACATCGCTCCCGTGCAGTCCTCGCCCGTCGTCGACGCGGGGGTGCTGCAGGCGCTGCGCGCCGGCGACGCGGAGATGCTCGCCGAGGCCGTGCACAACGACCTGCAGGTCGCTGCGCTGCACATCCGGCCCGAGCTCACCGCGACGCTCGAGCAGGGCGAACGATTCGGCGCCCTCGCCGGCATCGTCTCGGGTTCCGGCCCGACCGTCGCGTTGCTCGCCGCGGACGCCGACGCAGCGCTCGAGCTGCAAGTGAGCCTCGCGGCATCCGGTCTCGACGCTCGCCACGTCACGGGCCCCGTCGCCGGCGCGCGGGTGATGGGCGACTGA
- the rsmA gene encoding 16S rRNA (adenine(1518)-N(6)/adenine(1519)-N(6))-dimethyltransferase RsmA: MSEVRLLGPAEIRDLAELLGVQPTKKLGQNFVVDANTVRKIVATAHVAPGDHVIEVGPGLGSLTLGLLEAGARVLAIEIDRRLAEQLPKTVELMAPGTALTVLAEDALAVRDLPGEPSRLVANLPYNVSVPVLLHLLETVPSLQAGVVMVQAEVGYRLAATPGSKVYGSPSVKAAWYGAWRIAGTVSRQVFWPVPNVDSVLVEFERHAEPFGSEAERALTFRLVDAAFGQRRKMLRQSLGAVLGGSAAASKALEAADVAPTARGEALTVHDFRRIARQAATA, encoded by the coding sequence ATGAGCGAGGTGCGTCTGCTCGGTCCCGCCGAGATCCGCGATCTCGCCGAGCTGCTCGGCGTGCAGCCGACGAAGAAGCTCGGCCAGAACTTCGTCGTCGACGCGAACACGGTGCGCAAGATCGTCGCGACAGCGCACGTCGCGCCGGGCGACCACGTCATCGAGGTCGGGCCCGGTCTCGGGTCCCTCACCCTCGGCCTGCTCGAGGCCGGCGCGCGCGTGCTCGCCATCGAGATCGACAGACGCCTCGCCGAGCAGCTGCCGAAGACCGTCGAGCTCATGGCGCCCGGCACCGCGCTCACGGTGCTCGCCGAGGACGCGCTCGCCGTGCGCGACCTGCCGGGCGAGCCGAGCCGCCTCGTCGCGAACCTGCCCTACAACGTGTCGGTCCCCGTGCTGCTGCACCTCCTCGAGACCGTGCCGAGCCTGCAGGCCGGCGTCGTCATGGTGCAAGCCGAGGTCGGCTACCGGCTCGCCGCGACTCCCGGTTCGAAGGTGTACGGCAGCCCGAGCGTCAAGGCAGCGTGGTACGGCGCCTGGCGCATCGCCGGCACCGTGAGCCGGCAGGTGTTCTGGCCGGTGCCGAACGTCGACAGCGTGCTCGTCGAGTTCGAGCGGCACGCCGAGCCGTTCGGCAGCGAGGCCGAGCGCGCGCTGACATTCCGGCTCGTGGATGCCGCCTTCGGGCAGCGTCGCAAGATGCTGCGGCAGTCGCTCGGCGCCGTTCTCGGCGGTTCGGCGGCGGCATCCAAGGCTCTCGAGGCGGCGGACGTCGCGCCCACCGCCCGCGGGGAGGCGCTCACGGTCCACGACTTCCGGCGCATCGCCCGTCAGGCGGCGACCGCATGA
- a CDS encoding TatD family hydrolase, with protein MSTEPRTTKKSGRDRSYPPVPESLVVPVYDNHTHLDPSIIDDIEVDGEPLSYPEQLDRASAAGVRGIVQVGTDVASSIWSAEAAATEPRMVAAVAIHPNETPRLDREGTLDDGIATIADLATRPRVRAVGETGLDYYRTDESGRDAQIRSFEQHIEIAKQNDIALQIHDRDAHEDVVATLKRVGAPERTVFHCFSGDVQLAEICTENGWHMSFAGTATFKNAGNLRRALEVAPRSLLLVETDAPFLTPMPFRGRPNSSYLLPLTVRFIAEHLETDVTMLAAQISSNTEYVYGQWDSDPVASQRDPFEIADR; from the coding sequence ATGAGCACCGAGCCTCGCACGACGAAGAAGAGCGGCAGAGATCGCAGCTACCCGCCCGTGCCCGAGAGCCTCGTCGTGCCGGTCTACGACAACCACACGCACCTCGACCCGTCGATAATCGACGACATCGAGGTGGACGGGGAGCCGCTCAGCTATCCCGAGCAGCTCGACCGCGCGTCCGCCGCAGGCGTGCGCGGCATCGTGCAGGTCGGCACCGACGTCGCCTCCTCGATCTGGTCGGCGGAGGCCGCGGCGACCGAGCCGCGCATGGTCGCCGCCGTCGCGATCCACCCGAACGAGACCCCGCGCCTCGACCGTGAGGGGACCCTCGACGACGGCATCGCGACGATCGCGGACCTCGCGACTCGGCCGCGCGTGAGGGCCGTGGGGGAGACGGGACTCGACTACTACCGCACCGACGAGAGCGGCCGCGATGCGCAGATCCGCTCGTTCGAGCAGCACATCGAGATCGCGAAGCAGAACGACATCGCCCTGCAGATCCACGACCGTGACGCCCACGAGGACGTCGTCGCGACCCTCAAGCGCGTCGGAGCGCCCGAGCGCACGGTGTTCCACTGCTTCTCGGGCGACGTGCAGCTCGCCGAGATCTGCACCGAGAACGGCTGGCACATGTCGTTCGCGGGAACCGCGACGTTCAAGAACGCGGGCAACCTGCGTCGCGCCCTCGAGGTGGCGCCGCGCTCGCTCCTGCTCGTCGAGACCGACGCGCCGTTCCTCACCCCCATGCCGTTCCGCGGCCGCCCCAACTCGTCGTACCTGCTTCCGCTCACCGTGCGCTTCATCGCCGAGCACCTCGAGACGGACGTCACGATGCTCGCCGCCCAGATCTCCTCCAACACGGAGTACGTGTACGGGCAGTGGGACAGCGATCCCGTCGCGTCCCAGCGGGACCCGTTCGAGATCGCCGACCGATGA
- the metG gene encoding methionine--tRNA ligase, whose product MSSGDSFYITTPIFYVNDAPHIGHAYTEVAADVLARWHRQAGDDTWMLTGTDEHGEKILRTATANGVSPKQWADTLVETSWRPLLETINVANDDFIRTTEPRHEEAVQTFLQKLYDDGFIYAGEYEGYYCVGCEEYKQPSELVDGTGAYEGQLVCAIHSKPVELLQERNYFFRMSDFAERLLALYEERPDFVQPESARNEVMQFVRQGLSDLSISRSSFDWGVKVPWDDTHVVYVWFDALLNYITAIGYGQGEAKFERLWPAVHIVGKDILRFHAVIWPAMLMAAGLEVPQRVFGHGWLLVGGEKMSKSKLTGIAPTEITDTFGSDAFRYYFMRAIAFGQDGSFSWEDLSARYQSELANGFGNLASRVLAMVSRYFDGVVPAASDYSDDDRAIQKVVADAAAAADAAIGTLAVHDALAHIWTIVDELNGYITDQEPWALAKDPANRDRLATVLYTATEGLRALAVLLAPVIPIATDKLWTALGAADALGDLASQPIRDAGRWGQLPAETRVHPLEALFPRIEAANA is encoded by the coding sequence ATGTCCTCAGGCGATTCCTTCTACATCACGACTCCCATCTTCTACGTGAACGACGCCCCGCACATCGGGCACGCGTACACCGAGGTGGCCGCCGACGTGCTGGCGCGCTGGCACCGCCAGGCGGGGGACGACACGTGGATGCTCACGGGAACCGACGAGCACGGTGAGAAGATCCTGCGCACCGCCACCGCGAACGGCGTGAGTCCGAAGCAGTGGGCCGACACGCTCGTCGAGACGAGCTGGCGTCCGCTTCTCGAGACGATCAACGTCGCGAACGACGACTTCATCCGCACGACCGAGCCGCGTCACGAGGAGGCCGTGCAGACCTTCCTGCAGAAGCTCTACGACGACGGCTTCATCTACGCCGGCGAGTACGAGGGCTACTACTGCGTCGGCTGCGAGGAGTACAAGCAGCCCTCCGAGCTCGTCGACGGCACGGGAGCCTACGAGGGGCAGCTTGTCTGCGCCATCCACTCGAAGCCCGTCGAGCTGCTGCAGGAGCGCAACTACTTCTTCCGCATGAGCGACTTCGCCGAGCGCCTCCTCGCCCTGTACGAGGAGCGGCCCGACTTCGTGCAGCCCGAGTCGGCGCGCAACGAGGTCATGCAGTTCGTGCGGCAGGGGCTCTCCGACCTGTCCATCTCCCGCTCGAGCTTCGACTGGGGCGTGAAGGTGCCGTGGGACGACACCCACGTCGTGTACGTGTGGTTCGACGCGCTGCTCAACTACATCACCGCGATCGGCTACGGCCAGGGCGAGGCGAAGTTCGAGCGGCTGTGGCCCGCCGTGCACATCGTCGGAAAGGACATCCTCCGCTTCCACGCCGTGATCTGGCCGGCCATGCTCATGGCCGCCGGGCTCGAGGTTCCGCAGCGCGTGTTCGGACACGGCTGGCTGCTCGTCGGCGGCGAGAAGATGTCGAAGTCGAAGCTCACGGGCATCGCGCCGACCGAGATCACCGACACGTTCGGCTCCGACGCGTTCCGCTACTACTTCATGCGCGCGATCGCGTTCGGGCAGGACGGCTCGTTCAGCTGGGAGGACCTCTCCGCTCGCTACCAGTCCGAGCTCGCGAACGGCTTCGGCAACCTCGCCTCGCGCGTGCTCGCGATGGTGAGCCGCTATTTCGACGGCGTCGTGCCAGCGGCATCCGACTACTCCGATGACGATCGGGCCATTCAGAAGGTCGTGGCGGATGCCGCGGCGGCGGCGGATGCCGCGATCGGCACGCTCGCCGTGCACGACGCGCTCGCGCACATCTGGACGATCGTCGACGAGCTCAACGGGTACATCACCGACCAGGAGCCGTGGGCTCTCGCGAAGGATCCCGCCAATCGCGACCGGCTCGCGACGGTGCTCTACACGGCGACCGAGGGGCTGCGCGCCCTCGCCGTGCTGCTCGCTCCGGTGATCCCGATCGCGACGGATAAGCTGTGGACGGCACTGGGGGCTGCCGACGCTCTCGGCGACCTCGCGAGCCAGCCCATCCGGGACGCGGGTCGCTGGGGCCAGCTTCCCGCCGAGACGAGGGTGCACCCGCTCGAGGCGCTGTTCCCCCGCATCGAAGCCGCGAACGCCTGA
- a CDS encoding aldo/keto reductase: MKTRRIGSFTVSAIGLGGMPMSIPGRKDHDTSIATVHAALDAGVTLIDTADAYTSTGDGQGHNELLIAEALRSYGGDTSHVLVATKGGLVYKEPGPWEKHGSPTHLKDAARRSADRLGVDAIGLYQFHRPDPDVPYADSIGALKDLVAEGVIVHAGISNANEEQIREARDILGDDLVSVQNQFSPAHLDSRRELDVCLELGLAFLPWSPLGGIRKAGDLATEHEAFGDLALELEVSPQQIALAWELALAENVIPIPGASRPQSIVDSAKAADLELTDEQLQRLGI; this comes from the coding sequence ATGAAGACGCGACGCATCGGATCATTCACGGTCAGCGCGATCGGCCTCGGCGGCATGCCCATGTCGATCCCCGGCCGCAAGGACCACGACACCTCGATAGCGACAGTGCATGCGGCGCTCGACGCGGGCGTGACGCTCATCGACACCGCCGACGCGTACACGTCGACGGGTGACGGGCAAGGCCACAACGAGCTGCTCATCGCCGAGGCGCTGCGCTCGTACGGCGGTGACACGTCGCACGTGCTCGTCGCGACGAAGGGCGGGCTCGTCTACAAGGAACCGGGGCCGTGGGAGAAGCACGGCTCCCCCACTCATCTGAAGGATGCCGCGCGGCGCTCGGCCGACCGGCTCGGCGTGGACGCGATCGGCCTGTACCAGTTCCACCGGCCGGACCCGGACGTGCCGTACGCGGACTCGATCGGGGCGTTGAAGGACCTCGTCGCGGAGGGCGTCATCGTGCACGCCGGGATCTCGAACGCGAACGAGGAGCAGATCCGCGAGGCGCGCGACATCCTGGGCGACGACCTCGTCTCGGTGCAGAACCAGTTCTCGCCCGCGCACCTCGACAGCCGGCGCGAGCTCGACGTGTGCCTCGAGCTCGGTCTCGCGTTCCTGCCGTGGAGCCCGCTCGGCGGCATCCGAAAGGCCGGTGATCTCGCGACCGAGCATGAGGCGTTCGGTGACCTCGCACTCGAGCTCGAGGTGAGCCCCCAGCAGATCGCGCTCGCGTGGGAGCTCGCTCTCGCGGAGAACGTCATCCCGATCCCGGGTGCGAGCCGGCCGCAGAGCATCGTCGACTCGGCGAAGGCCGCGGACCTCGAGCTGACGGACGAACAGCTGCAGCGGCTCGGCATCTAG